TGTTGAAAACAATTTATCGCGGCGCAAACTGAGCCCAGGGCGCATACAAGATTACTCTCGAATTACTTGCTAATCCTGCTGTGTTCCCCACAACCATGTCTCGTTCCATCAAGTGATGAAGCAGCTCAAGATACACAAGGATGTTGTTTCTCCGTGGACTCGTCTAGGTCCCGTATGTCTGCGGTCTTGTAGCTTCATCAGGCACTGTGGGTAGTCTGGGTACAAACAACATCAGCTAGGTACTGGAAGGAATCAATCTGGCATGCGCGCCTACTTATGTGTTATAGAAGATGAGTCCATGACGCTGCATGATTTGTCCATGAACTGCAAAATGGGTACAAGAAGTGAAGGAGATAAGTACTTGCCGAACAAGTAGGCCGATATCACAGCGTATCTATCAAACGTGTGCATGTTTCTTACAAATACAATCCACAATATAAGGAGGTCAAAATAAAGATTTGTTCTTCAACAACTACCAAGAGAACCTACAAATTCTATTGGGGTGATAAGAAGCGAGCATACAACCCACTGGAGAGAACCAATTACTGACAGAATACTGACACCACCACAGGGTATGAGTGAACCCCACTCAGAATTCAGATCAAACCATGTATATATAAGCATTCCAACAACTGAGGAGTAACTAATGAAACTTATCATGACAAGAAACCAAAAGCTATACACATCGACCTCTAATATTTTTATTTTTCGGGGATTAACCACCAATAGTTGATAAGTCCTAAACCACACACCAAGAATACTAGTAAGTGCTTAAACCAGAAATTGCACAGGATTATGGTTGGCTGAGCCCAGAGaatgaaaggttcgatggccctaCTGATCAAACAGTCATTACCAGCATATTTCTCTCAGGCATTTAACACTGGATTCACACCCACTGAGATTTCTTAACATATACATTTGAGAGGAAAATTCAGCAAAACATTGCTCGGGCTGTCAGGCATGTATATGAATTAATTCGGCATAACAAGACCAGCATCTTAAGAGGGCATTAAGACAAAGTTTGAAGAGGACCACATATTTGTAATGAGTCATGCTATGCAGACAAAACAATCAAACAAAACCCCTTCTATAAGATTGTTAAGGGATTGTTGCATGCTTGCATACTAAATTACATTTCATCAACACATACTTGGAGTTCTAATaaagatactccctccgtaaagaaatataagagcgtttggGAGTACTTCATAAGTCATCAAAACACAAAATGCAAGTATGTAACCGAACTACAGAAGGAAAAATATCAAGTTAAAGTCATACCTTCTTCATGGAGTGTAATTCCCGGCCAAATGGTTCCAAGAACTTCATCTCTATATCTAGGGGCCAAACCTGCATAGAGATAACAAAATAGTAAATATCATAATTAGCAAATGACTTTTGACTGCTTATGATCTGCAACATTTCAGGCTAGCCACATTTTGGCTATACATACTATTGGCGCTATACAAAAATAGTAAACATGCGAAaatgaaagataaacaagcaaaagaaaaacactacgtgtgtgtgtatatatgtaAACACCGGTCAGGCTAAAGGCACAGCTAACTGAACTTCACAAGTATTTGGATGCCATATATGTGACAATTTATTTAGCTATCCATTTAGAAGCTTGAAACCATCAACAAGAGAATGAAATGGgctatagtactccctccgatacATATTACTTGTCAAAGTCCTAGTGCAAATTTGTACTGCAGTTGTACTAAGACtgcgacaagtaatatggatcggagggagtataagagTTCTGACATAAACATACACACCATGATATGCAAACAAACAATGATCTCAGACAATTGCCGGTGGTTTCTTTATCAAATTAGAGATACTGTAAAACATGAACCGTATAATGCTAACCGTATCCAGTGGTCATAGACTAGTTTCCCACAACAGAAGCAACACATCACTAATTACATGATTGCTTTCCAACAAGCGAACACCATATTTTTTCTTTCAATTTGTGTGACTACGAAACCTGCAACAAACTAACAGAACATGGGCCAATAGAAGCATAGCACGCACATGTACGGATGATAATCAACGAACAACCACAATCACCAAATTATCTAACCAGAGGCGGATTCAACCAAATATCAATTTATGACACGGAATCAAGTGGAACTATTCAACCATGATGCAAAATTGAGCCAATCTATTAGATCATGATGAAGAATTGAGCGAATCTATTCGACCATGATGGAGAATAGAAGGGGAACATGGCACGCTTCAACTCACAAACAACAATCACACCATCCAACAGCTAGATCAATAACACAATTGCAACGATCAGATAGTGCGAGACAGCTAGATCATCAACATAAGCGTAACGATCAGATACTGCGAGCGATAGATGGATTTGTACCTTGAGTCCCATCAGCCGCAGAGGCGCCTGCTGGCCGGGCACGATGCACTCCGGGCCAGCAGCCTCAGCTACGGCCTCCATGGCCAGCCCCATCCCTATCGGATCCGGATTCTGCAGAGAGAGATGGGGATCAAAATCAGGCCTCCCCTCACCTACCCACCAACCGACGAAAATTGAACCAAACCAAGGCGGAGCGGTACGTACCCTCATGATGGCGAGGGCGTAGGCGGAGGAGTCGTCCTGGGCGACGCGGAGGACGGGGGCGTGGTGGATGCGCGGGACGGGGCGGATTCCGGCGGAGCCGGCGGCCGCGACGCGCCAGGGCGcgtcgtcgccggcgaggtgCGGGCGCTTGGAGGCGGCCGCGGTGGGCGAGACGGACGAGGCCGtggccggggcggcggaggccgccGCGGGCAGGgcggccggcgaggaggcggtggtggtggtgAGGGACGCCATCGGGAGGAAGGGGGGAGCAGGGAGCGGTGGGGCGCTCGCTCGCTCCGGTCCGGAGAGGATAAGGCGGGGGGAGGGAACGGAGGGGGAGACGAGGCCCGTTCCGTATGCGTGTTGGCTCGCTCGCGTGTGGGGAGCGACGCGAGGGTGCggtggggagggggaggggggtctTATACGGCGGGGCCACTTTATGCGACGGGGGTTGGGGGTGGGTCGGCCCCGGCCGCGACGCGGTGCGTCCGGTTCTGGGAAGGCGGCTGGTGGGATGCGGTGCCGGGTCCGTGACGCGTGGGGCCGGTGGCGTGTTGGGAAGTCCGGAGCCGTTTCGTGGAAGGAAGAGTTGGAGTTTGGCTTTGGGGCCGTCCGGTCTCGAATGATCTGTCGAGATGTGTTGTTTACTACTCCATTGTTTTCTCTTGGACGTTTATACTGGTCAAGGTATTAGTGCTGGTTAGAGTTTTTATAACGAGATAAGGAGAGTTGTTCCTTTTGGGGGAAAAGtgcaccggaggaggaggaggtggcttaCCATCGAAGTTTACCTTTTTTTTTAAACACGGGAATGGATTCTAGATCTGGTATTAAATTAAGAAAAATAAtaccctctgtaaagaaatataagagcgtttagagtATATAATACTGTGTGTAGAATCACAAAAAACACACTTCCTTCATCCGGAAATACTTTTCcgagaaatggatgtatctaaatGTGTTTAGTTTTGCATACATATATTTTTATCCTTTCATTTTACATTCAGAATCAAAGCGCTATTTTGTTGAATATTGTAGCATGTGTATTTGTGTATTCCTGTACATGTAACTACCACCTTGGTCTCTAGGAAGACAGGCTCTAACACCCCATGCACATGCGTGTGTTGTTACGTGAGTAACCCTGAACTGTATATTTAAACATCACTCTGATCAATACATCGTGTGGGAATTTAATAATCTACTTGGTATTCAGAGCCTAACTATCATGTCTACAGCTCCTGCTGCTTCCAGCGGCACCGTCATCGCGTCTGGTGGTGGCTCCTCTCCTTCTCTTCCCCCAGACACCATCCCTCACAGTCCTATGCCTCAAGCCCGCATCAGTGCTTCCCAACACAACACCCTCGATGAGCCAATATGTTGGTGCAATGATAGGCCCCTTATGGTTCTGGAGTTTGTTGACATAAAAAGTATGGGAGATATCGAGGAGTTTGATGAAAACGACGAAGATATTCTCCCTGCGTCGCAGGAAGATTATCACCGAATTATGATAACAAGAGTGACCCCTCAAAAAATGCTAAAGAGAAGCAACTGGTTCGGTGTCTGTCCAAAGAAATTGACTGCGTCTGAGGAGATTGAAGACAAAGTGAAGACGTAGCATTTGTTTCTTTGTTCTTCttctctttattgagtcataggaccctcgtactattaagaggggtgtaGCGTTTTAAACTTTGATTCTCTGATGCTAAACCCAAATCATATGAAAGTTgcgagagaaatctctttgtgttccgagcaaatacttgccagcaagagaCTGAGATTTGTCTCTGaccgaggagttagcattacttgttcCTCAAGTAATGTTACTGTTGCTCGAAAAATCCGACTGTTGCAAACGTGTCGGTTGGCCATTGGCTGGACCCCGTGTCCAAAATGGTCATTTCTCATCCGGGAAGGTTGCTGCTATAAATAACCACCCCGGGCCGACTTTTTTCGGTGGCTGCTCCGTTTTGATTCTGAGAAGATTGTCGAGCAACCCCCTCCCTGAGCGATTTGAGTTTAAAATCCACCGAGAGAAAAACCCCTAGATCCTAAGAATTAGATAGTGGTTCAGCATCACTCGAATCTAAGTCCGTTACGCTccgcctattactcttgagagctgcaaactctctagacggttaggtgtcaatttcttcagagaccaagagtgattgtggttctCGAAGAAGAAGTCTGTAAAGGTTCGGAGATCGCCTTCAAGTATCTACCACGAGTGATCGACATTGGTTGACGAACCAATTGTcgaggagaatagggtgaagagagttaatcttccgtgttaagtcacaacccctccaaccagacgtagtccTTGTGTAGAAGGACGAATTGGTCGAACAAATGCCCTGTCCCCATTGAGCATCACTGGTTACCTCTGCTACCCATGTTTACATTCGACATGTTTTCCTTCATGTGATTTGTCTCGATGCATGACTTAGTTTTTTGTCGGTACTTAGTTTTAGCTCGCTGTAATTTGTTTTTCATTCACCCCGTTGCTGGGTTCTGAGAGTTTTGAGATTTCTGAAGAAATTTTGACACTCccattcaccccccccccctggTAGACATACTTCGTTCCTACAATTGGTATAAGAGCAAGGTACTCCTTGACTCTGCTCATTTTGGTCTAATAACCTTGGAGTTTAAGTATGTCTTCAGTGAGCTACAAGTCACATgttacttcttgagcttgcattggtttttcccttgaagaggaaagggtgatgcagcaaagtagagataagtatttccctcacttaaagaaccaaggtatcaatccagtaggaggtataAGCAAGTCCCcaattgctacctcttgagcactgcgttggttttcccttgaagaggaaagggtgatgcagcaaagtagcgtaagtatttccctcagtttttgagaaccaatgtatcaatccagtaggaggctacgcgcgagtccctcgcacctacacaaaacaaataaatcctcgcaaccaacgcgataaggggttgtcaatcccttcacggtcacttacgagagtgagatctgatagatatgataggataatatttttggtatttttatgataaagatacacagtaaaataaaagcaaagtaaaatgcaaaggaataactaagtgttggaagattaatatgatgaagatagacccgggggccataggtttcactggtggcttctctcaagagcataagtattttacgatgggtga
The Aegilops tauschii subsp. strangulata cultivar AL8/78 chromosome 3, Aet v6.0, whole genome shotgun sequence genome window above contains:
- the LOC109773663 gene encoding uncharacterized protein, which codes for MASLTTTTASSPAALPAAASAAPATASSVSPTAAASKRPHLAGDDAPWRVAAAGSAGIRPVPRIHHAPVLRVAQDDSSAYALAIMRNPDPIGMGLAMEAVAEAAGPECIVPGQQAPLRLMGLKVWPLDIEMKFLEPFGRELHSMKKFMDKSCSVMDSSSITHK